CCATGCCGTAACGGGACATTCTCTCGGCATGCTCTGCACGCTTCGCCTTGGTACTCTGATAACATTTGGTCACGTTTTGAATGCGTCTGCCATTGCAGAGCCTTAGACTGCAACGCAGTGTTATCATTTTGAttacttttttactttaactaATAAGGTTTTGTATAAAATCCACCAGTTGCAAcggtttgttttgtttacagCATTTAGTTTGTAATGTTTTGTGCAACACTGCAACTCCCAGAGATATCGCTATCAATATATTTTGATCTGTGTCCTACTATCGACGACATTATCCCGCCATTCTTCATTCTTTGCTTTTCGCTCTGATTTTTAGTTATTAGGCTTAGAAATTTTTccgcaattgaaattgttgatgaAATGaaactgtttaaaatatttttcttaaaactaTAGAAAATCTCAACTAGCGCTATCATCGATAGTTTTCCAGCTGTTTCAACAACTGTCGTTTTACAGCACTTTTTTGTTGGTTATGTTTACAAATGCAATCGTTTGTGGTACTACTTTAGTTTTGCGAAGAAAAAcaagtaatttaattgaattgtcaattaaaatcgaaaagaTATCGTTATGGGCAAGGCCATGTCCATGGTGGCTCGCAGAGCCAATCGCTTTAATGCGGAGAATCGAGCACATCGTGTGTTGGAACAAGAGAAACCGATGCCGGCACCAAAATATGAATCCAATTTGCGGGACATGGAACGCACTCTAGAATGTAAGAAATCTTGTCtctaattaataatttccTCTGCTCATACTCTCTAATCTCGTTTGCAGTGGATCCCAAGTTCGTGGACAAGCTGAACACAAAGGACGCCGGCTTGGACACACGACTAAAAGATGTTTATGTAACATCGCAGGATCAATTTGTGGGTTAAACATAAGGTGTGCCTGCTGAAGATTACtaatataagtttattatttacaattagaTACAACGTGTGCTGGAAAGACAAGCGGCAACAGCTGCCGAGAATATAAAACGACCACTTCCATTAAAACGCAATGCGCCCGATGACTTTGAGTACGGATATTTGGAGCCAGCTCGTGTAACTCATGGAAGATGCACTCTGCGTCAGGCGCTGCAGTTCATCAATGATCATCAGCTTGATCCGGAAACTTGGCCGTCTAAGAAAATAGCTGATGAGTACAAACTAAAGGAACCGCATGTTGGTAAGATTAGTTCCCCCATCTTTGGTACATTTTTCTCCATTtgacataaatattttcattattaaaaatgtacatttattgGCTAATAAGTCCCAgcaaatgtacatttttaattattcaaaaatatgtttaagaaaaagagaaaatctAAGCTTATCATTGtcaattcatttgaatttccTCCATTTACTTACAGaaaacatattgaaatatttcaagacGTTTAGTGTCTATATACCGGATCAGAAGTACAAGGACACATTGCTGACGCAGGCTA
The genomic region above belongs to Drosophila innubila isolate TH190305 chromosome 3R unlocalized genomic scaffold, UK_Dinn_1.0 2_E_3R, whole genome shotgun sequence and contains:
- the LOC117789710 gene encoding protein NDUFAF4 homolog, yielding MGKAMSMVARRANRFNAENRAHRVLEQEKPMPAPKYESNLRDMERTLELDPKFVDKLNTKDAGLDTRLKDVYVTSQDQFIQRVLERQAATAAENIKRPLPLKRNAPDDFEYGYLEPARVTHGRCTLRQALQFINDHQLDPETWPSKKIADEYKLKEPHVENILKYFKTFSVYIPDQKYKDTLLTQAKQKMLREKPSSDENNSSKS